In a single window of the Verrucomicrobiia bacterium genome:
- a CDS encoding DNA repair exonuclease, producing MAATTRFLHTADWQLGKPFAGVEDAQKRALLVQERFSVLERIGRLARDEGAAFIVVAGDVFDSPRPMPPVIAQACDAIGRLGLPVYAIPGNHDHGGEGSLWGTEFFRAQAADLAPNLTVLLSRQALEREDAVLFPCPLLQRHEAADPSGWLREAGLEDGRDPQRPRVVLAHGSVQDFDGFHDDEEADGGSRNRLDLGRLGLEAGRFDYVALGDWHGTKRVEDWAWYAGTPEPDRFTKGGDHDPGNVLLVEAGRGGTPWVRVLRTAGIEWHELDWDCAGDAGVAGLREQVERCVGQRVNRDVLRLRVRGSIGFEAMTSLEALMESWRARLIRLRLENEVVLAPSPEELEALTRREGDPVIARVAARLSELARGPEETAAVARQALRELHRACAAG from the coding sequence ATGGCGGCGACGACACGATTCCTGCACACGGCGGACTGGCAGTTGGGGAAGCCCTTTGCCGGCGTGGAGGATGCCCAGAAGCGGGCGTTGCTGGTGCAGGAACGGTTTTCGGTGCTGGAACGGATCGGGCGGCTGGCGCGGGACGAAGGGGCGGCATTCATCGTGGTGGCGGGGGATGTGTTCGATTCGCCCCGGCCGATGCCGCCGGTGATCGCGCAGGCGTGCGATGCGATCGGGCGTCTGGGGCTGCCGGTGTACGCGATTCCGGGGAACCACGATCACGGGGGGGAGGGGAGCCTGTGGGGAACGGAGTTCTTCCGGGCGCAGGCCGCGGATCTGGCCCCGAACCTCACGGTGCTGCTGTCGCGGCAGGCGCTGGAACGGGAGGATGCGGTGCTGTTTCCGTGTCCGTTGTTGCAGCGGCATGAGGCGGCGGATCCATCGGGCTGGCTGCGGGAGGCCGGGTTGGAGGACGGACGGGATCCGCAGCGGCCGCGGGTGGTGCTGGCGCACGGGAGCGTTCAGGACTTCGACGGGTTCCACGACGATGAGGAGGCGGACGGCGGGTCGCGGAACCGGCTGGATCTGGGGCGGTTGGGGTTGGAGGCGGGCCGGTTCGATTATGTCGCGCTGGGGGACTGGCACGGAACGAAGCGGGTGGAGGACTGGGCGTGGTACGCGGGAACGCCGGAGCCGGACCGGTTCACGAAGGGGGGCGACCATGATCCGGGGAATGTGCTGCTGGTCGAGGCGGGGCGCGGAGGGACGCCGTGGGTGCGGGTGTTGAGGACGGCCGGGATCGAGTGGCACGAGCTGGACTGGGATTGCGCGGGTGACGCCGGCGTGGCGGGTCTTCGGGAGCAGGTGGAGCGGTGCGTGGGACAACGGGTGAACCGGGACGTTCTTCGATTGCGGGTGCGCGGGTCGATCGGCTTCGAGGCGATGACGTCCCTGGAGGCGCTGATGGAGTCGTGGCGGGCCCGGCTGATCCGGCTGCGCCTCGAGAACGAGGTGGTGCTGGCGCCGAGCCCTGAGGAATTGGAGGCGCTGACCCGGCGGGAGGGGGATCCCGTCATCGCCCGGGTGGCGGCGCGGCTGTCCGAACTGGCCCGGGGCCCGGAGGAGACGGCGGCGGTGGCGCGGCAGGCGTTGCGGGAACTGCACCGGGCGTGCGCGGCGGGGTGA